A part of Paenibacillus sp. sptzw28 genomic DNA contains:
- a CDS encoding C40 family peptidase, with protein sequence MKQNALRKFAIGAACLGIILSASAISTPSAHAATAQVQASASSAQKADSVINFAGSLIGKVKYKFGVNNPSKLYFDCSSFTKYVFASQGVTLKWGSSAQSKQGVFVSKSNLKKGDLLFFSVKTPGKVNHVGIYMGDGKFIHNTTGSVYGVTISNFNSSSYQKRFITARRVL encoded by the coding sequence ATGAAACAGAACGCGCTCCGTAAATTTGCAATTGGTGCAGCTTGTCTTGGTATTATCCTGTCTGCATCAGCGATTTCTACACCATCCGCACATGCGGCTACGGCTCAAGTCCAGGCGTCCGCATCATCGGCGCAGAAGGCGGATTCGGTTATTAATTTCGCCGGGTCGCTTATTGGTAAAGTGAAATATAAGTTCGGTGTGAATAATCCTTCGAAGCTTTATTTTGACTGCTCTTCCTTTACCAAATATGTATTCGCTTCTCAGGGAGTTACGCTTAAATGGGGTTCATCCGCTCAAAGTAAACAGGGAGTATTTGTCAGCAAAAGCAATCTGAAGAAAGGTGATTTGCTGTTCTTCAGCGTCAAAACTCCAGGGAAGGTGAATCATGTCGGCATTTATATGGGGGACGGTAAATTCATTCATAACACCACCGGCTCCGTATATGGCGTAACAATCAGCAACTTCAACTCTTCCTCTTATCAGAAAAGGTTCATTACCGCACGCCGCGTACTCTAA